The following are encoded together in the Candidatus Thermoplasmatota archaeon genome:
- a CDS encoding ABC transporter permease: MFRKEFQAIYVMWLREIKRFIRSRSRMVVMIVQPLFFFVVLGFGLKSIQLPGMESKDYTQFIAPGIIAMSIMSSSMFTGISVLWDKQFGFLQEVLVAPVSRLSIIVGRTIGGATTALFQGLIILFIAFALGIFPASVTGLFLTLVFMVLSAFAAVGFGLVIASKMRDMQGFPLIMNLVIMPLVMVSSAFFKLDTLPSWILPVAQLNPIFYMVDGLRGSLINADNMFPPIVDLLVVSVVCVVMMGLGSYFFSKSET, translated from the coding sequence TTGTTTAGGAAAGAATTTCAGGCGATTTATGTAATGTGGCTCCGTGAAATCAAAAGGTTTATTCGCTCCCGGAGTAGAATGGTTGTCATGATTGTTCAACCCTTGTTTTTCTTCGTAGTTCTTGGTTTTGGCCTTAAATCAATTCAACTCCCAGGTATGGAAAGTAAAGACTATACCCAATTTATTGCCCCGGGGATTATAGCGATGTCTATCATGTCATCTTCGATGTTTACTGGCATCTCGGTATTATGGGACAAACAATTTGGTTTTCTACAGGAGGTACTAGTTGCGCCTGTTAGTAGGCTTTCGATTATTGTTGGTAGAACAATTGGTGGCGCAACAACTGCTCTGTTTCAGGGGCTTATTATTCTTTTTATTGCTTTTGCACTCGGGATATTTCCAGCTAGTGTAACTGGGCTTTTCCTAACACTGGTTTTTATGGTCCTCTCTGCATTTGCTGCTGTAGGTTTTGGTTTGGTCATCGCATCTAAGATGCGTGATATGCAGGGTTTCCCTTTGATTATGAATCTTGTTATTATGCCTCTGGTAATGGTTTCATCGGCTTTTTTCAAGTTAGATACCCTCCCCTCATGGATCTTACCTGTTGCTCAGCTTAACCCTATCTTTTACATGGTGGATGGGTTACGTGGTAGCCTCATAAATGCGGATAATATGTTTCCTCCTATTGTGGATCTTTTAGTTGTTTCAGTGGTTTGTGTTGTAATGATGGGCCTAGGTAGCTATTTCTTTAGCAAAAGCGAGACATAA
- a CDS encoding ATP-binding cassette domain-containing protein, whose translation MLDIIKTTNLTKKFDGFTAVDHISFSVKKGEIFGFLGPNGAGKTTTIKMLITLLNPTEGAADVAGFDIIKQRNEVRGNIGVVFQEPALDTELTGKENLDFHARMYGLDRDKRKNRVREVLTLVDLEDKKDVLVKNYSGGMKRRLEIARGLMHYPTILFLDEPTLGLDAQTRRAIWDYIRKMNKEENTTIFLTTHYMEEADYLCDRVGIIDHGRILVIDSTDNLKNSVGNDVITLSCSDMLGLSKRLGEEQWIKNIKQHDSFLTLGVEKGEEKIPLVIDIARSLGINIKSISVRKPTLDDVFLSFTGRNIRVNVNETGPNLRDTMPPRFRMRRR comes from the coding sequence ATTTTGGATATAATCAAAACAACTAATCTAACAAAAAAATTCGATGGTTTTACAGCAGTGGATCACATATCTTTCTCAGTTAAAAAAGGTGAGATTTTTGGTTTCCTTGGACCAAATGGTGCTGGTAAAACAACCACTATAAAAATGCTTATAACCCTACTGAACCCAACTGAGGGAGCAGCTGATGTAGCTGGTTTTGATATAATCAAACAAAGAAATGAGGTTAGGGGGAACATCGGCGTCGTTTTCCAGGAGCCAGCATTAGACACTGAGTTAACAGGTAAAGAAAACCTTGATTTCCATGCTAGGATGTATGGTTTAGATAGAGATAAAAGAAAAAACCGCGTAAGAGAGGTTTTGACTTTAGTAGATTTAGAGGATAAAAAAGATGTTCTTGTGAAAAACTACTCTGGTGGTATGAAACGACGTCTTGAGATAGCACGTGGCCTCATGCATTACCCAACTATTTTGTTCCTTGATGAGCCTACGCTTGGTCTTGATGCACAGACAAGAAGAGCTATATGGGATTATATACGTAAGATGAACAAGGAGGAAAATACAACGATTTTTCTTACAACACATTACATGGAAGAAGCTGATTATCTATGTGACCGTGTTGGGATAATTGATCACGGTAGAATTCTTGTTATAGATTCAACTGATAACCTAAAGAACTCTGTTGGTAACGATGTAATAACGTTGTCATGTTCTGATATGCTTGGTTTAAGCAAAAGATTGGGTGAGGAACAGTGGATTAAAAACATTAAACAGCATGATTCTTTTTTGACACTTGGTGTGGAAAAAGGTGAGGAAAAGATTCCTCTGGTGATTGATATTGCTCGTAGTCTTGGTATAAATATAAAATCAATTAGCGTTAGAAAACCAACATTGGATGATGTGTTTTTATCTTTTACAGGGCGTAATATCCGTGTTAATGTTAATGAAACAGGACCGAACCTGAGAGATACTATGCCTCCGAGGTTTCGGATGAGGAGGAGATAG